Proteins encoded together in one Terriglobia bacterium window:
- a CDS encoding tetratricopeptide repeat protein, translating to MRNNYNEASNKTWTSREAYLLAMVTLFCGLVAGYLFHGSSSPSTATAAPAQTSAAAAPAAVPSLQSPDQLNLMVQPLLDAAKANPSDPKPLVEIGNAYYDHQFYPEAIKYYQKALALKPNDVNVRTDMGTAMFYSGSSAQAIAEFEKGLKVDPKHAQTLFNMGVVKLQGLNDPRGAIAVWQRLLETNPNYPEKQKVLEMMEKAKSKG from the coding sequence ATGCGTAACAACTACAACGAGGCCAGCAACAAGACCTGGACCAGCCGCGAGGCTTATCTGCTGGCCATGGTCACGTTATTCTGCGGGCTGGTCGCCGGATACCTCTTCCACGGTTCGTCCTCGCCCTCGACGGCGACGGCCGCTCCGGCTCAAACGTCGGCTGCCGCGGCGCCGGCGGCCGTACCTTCGCTCCAGTCGCCCGACCAGCTCAACCTGATGGTGCAGCCGCTGCTCGACGCCGCCAAGGCCAATCCCAGCGACCCCAAGCCCCTGGTCGAGATCGGCAACGCCTACTACGACCACCAGTTCTATCCCGAGGCGATCAAGTACTACCAGAAAGCCCTGGCGCTGAAGCCCAACGACGTGAACGTCCGCACCGACATGGGTACGGCGATGTTTTATTCCGGCTCGTCCGCCCAGGCCATCGCGGAATTCGAGAAGGGGCTGAAGGTCGATCCTAAACACGCGCAAACGCTCTTCAACATGGGCGTGGTGAAGCTGCAGGGGCTGAACGACCCCCGGGGCGCCATCGCCGTCTGGCAACGCCTGCTCGAGACCAATCCGAATTATCCGGAAAAGCAGAAGGTGCTCGAGATGATGGAGAAAGCAAAGTCGAAGGGCTGA
- a CDS encoding hemerythrin domain-containing protein, translated as MTETASIQQLLDDHKYSESRFAELDELLEQFKLDSTWSPERVRTFERFAEYFRVDLMVHMRKEDEILYPALEEFLPRDVGPLMVLRTEHDDIVSNFNRMQNSYQLMLQGNVRPEVVQKFLFFGTTLLQLLHDHAYKEERVLFPMVARFLKPELDVRLAGEMETLSRAAHEITHRTT; from the coding sequence ATGACCGAGACCGCATCCATCCAGCAGCTTTTGGACGACCACAAGTACTCGGAGTCGCGCTTCGCCGAGCTCGACGAGCTTCTGGAGCAGTTCAAGCTCGATAGCACCTGGAGCCCGGAACGTGTGCGCACCTTCGAGCGCTTCGCCGAATACTTCCGCGTAGACCTGATGGTGCACATGCGCAAGGAGGACGAGATCCTCTATCCCGCGCTGGAAGAATTCCTGCCTCGCGACGTGGGCCCGCTCATGGTGCTGCGCACCGAGCACGACGACATCGTCTCCAACTTCAACCGCATGCAGAATTCCTACCAGTTGATGCTGCAAGGCAACGTGCGGCCGGAGGTGGTGCAGAAGTTCCTCTTCTTCGGGACTACCCTGCTGCAACTCCTCCACGATCACGCCTATAAGGAGGAGCGGGTTCTCTTCCCCATGGTGGCGCGCTTCCTCAAGCCCGAGCTCGACGTCCGACTGGCCGGGGAGATGGAAACCCTCTCCCGCGCCGCGCACGAGATAACCCACCGCACGACCTGA
- the hemA gene encoding glutamyl-tRNA reductase → MEANLVVIGLNFRTASVDVRERFWVGESRWYQALHQLRQLDGIEEVVILVTCNRTEYIVWASDFSTAANSLLGYLNREFGMKLSEWEHFYRLLGDDALLHMFRAVSGLDSMVVGESQVVSQMKSAWAKAQEAGTSGRFLDQIVERALAVSERVRSETKIGAAAASVPCAAVELAKEILGSVEGRKVMILGAGKMSELSARCLLKNGARTVLVANRTYEHAAELANTLGGEAVRFEERWKHLEDADIVITTTGCPHVILTRDEVERLCERRGGRPVFFIDIAVPRNIEPAVREVRGAFLYDLDDLEQVVARNMGERRGVAAEAERLVAEEAQHFSRRLAMERVAPAIVALHQRLDEIGRQEVERYAREAGPLPPTQRQAFETVISRVVQRIAASLAREMKQSPENSDQQELAGMVQKLFQLEAAASRAPVVKGVGNA, encoded by the coding sequence GTGGAAGCGAATCTGGTGGTGATCGGGCTCAACTTTCGCACGGCCTCGGTGGACGTGCGCGAGCGCTTCTGGGTCGGTGAATCCCGCTGGTACCAGGCCCTGCACCAATTGCGGCAACTGGATGGCATCGAAGAGGTCGTGATCCTGGTCACCTGCAACCGCACGGAGTACATCGTGTGGGCCAGCGATTTCTCGACCGCCGCCAACTCGCTGCTCGGCTATCTGAACCGCGAGTTCGGCATGAAGCTCTCCGAGTGGGAACACTTCTACCGCCTGCTGGGCGACGACGCTCTGCTGCACATGTTTCGCGCGGTCTCCGGCCTGGACTCGATGGTGGTGGGCGAATCGCAGGTGGTGAGCCAGATGAAGTCGGCCTGGGCCAAAGCGCAGGAAGCGGGCACGTCCGGGCGTTTCCTCGACCAGATCGTGGAGAGAGCGCTCGCGGTGTCGGAGCGGGTGCGGAGCGAAACGAAGATCGGAGCGGCAGCGGCGTCCGTGCCCTGCGCCGCCGTGGAACTGGCGAAAGAGATCCTGGGCTCGGTCGAGGGGCGCAAGGTCATGATCCTGGGCGCAGGCAAGATGAGCGAACTCTCGGCGCGCTGCCTGCTGAAAAACGGCGCCCGCACGGTGCTGGTGGCCAACCGCACCTACGAACACGCCGCCGAGCTGGCGAACACCCTGGGCGGCGAAGCGGTCCGCTTCGAGGAGCGCTGGAAACACCTGGAGGACGCCGACATCGTGATCACCACGACCGGGTGCCCGCACGTCATCCTGACCCGTGACGAAGTGGAGCGGCTGTGCGAGCGGCGCGGCGGCCGTCCGGTGTTTTTCATCGACATTGCCGTGCCCCGGAACATCGAACCCGCGGTGCGCGAGGTGCGCGGCGCTTTCCTTTACGATTTGGACGACCTGGAGCAGGTGGTAGCGCGTAACATGGGCGAGCGCCGCGGCGTGGCCGCCGAGGCCGAGCGCCTGGTGGCCGAGGAGGCGCAGCATTTCAGCCGGCGTCTGGCGATGGAGCGCGTGGCGCCGGCCATCGTCGCCCTGCACCAGCGCCTGGACGAGATCGGACGCCAGGAAGTGGAACGCTACGCGCGCGAAGCCGGACCGCTGCCACCCACCCAGCGGCAGGCCTTCGAGACGGTGATCTCCCGCGTGGTGCAGCGGATCGCCGCATCGCTGGCCCGCGAAATGAAGCAGAGCCCGGAGAACAGCGACCAACAGGAACTCGCGGGGATGGTGCAGAAACTCTTCCAGCTGGAAGCAGCGGCCTCGAGGGCGCCCGTCGTTAAAGGAGTGGGGAATGCGTAA
- a CDS encoding sigma-54 dependent transcriptional regulator: MADETILIVDDEKLVRWSLRQKFEEWGYRVLEAENAATALKAAQASTPDVILLDVHLPDMTGLEVLQKLKDSGGARAVIMITADPQLDDVKAAIKLGAYDFIGKPIDFDELAVTTQNALEATRLRGEVESLRGEVRRRIGYHDVVGVSKKMSELMNFVRKVAASEASTILIQGESGTGKDLIAKAIHYQSSRADKPFVAINASAIPETLMEAELFGHERGAFTDAKAMKKGLFEVADKGTLFLDEIGELSPFLQAKLLRVLEDQGFRRVGGVKDLQADVRVIAASNRDLEKAVQEGHFRQDLYYRLAIISIFIPPLREHREDIVPLVEFFIEHYNRKFRKAIRGVSDDTRRLMLNYDWPGNVRELKNSIERAMILEDEAVLRPAYLPFAVAQQHARLTAFEHSSSPQGGSPTLANGRSLPRLSIPEGGTSLDEIERAMVELALQQANGNQTHAAKLLDISRDALRYKMKKYGFVHAEEEEEPSAQPES, translated from the coding sequence ATGGCTGACGAAACCATCCTGATCGTGGACGACGAGAAGCTTGTCCGCTGGTCCCTCCGCCAGAAATTCGAAGAGTGGGGCTACCGGGTGCTGGAGGCGGAGAACGCCGCCACCGCGCTGAAGGCGGCGCAGGCTTCCACTCCCGACGTCATCCTGCTCGACGTCCACCTGCCGGACATGACCGGCCTGGAAGTGCTGCAGAAGCTGAAGGACTCCGGCGGAGCGCGCGCCGTGATCATGATCACCGCCGACCCGCAGCTCGACGACGTGAAGGCGGCCATCAAGCTGGGCGCCTACGACTTCATCGGCAAGCCCATCGATTTCGACGAACTCGCCGTGACCACGCAGAACGCGCTCGAGGCCACGCGCCTGCGCGGCGAGGTGGAGAGCTTGCGCGGCGAAGTGCGCCGCCGCATCGGCTATCACGACGTGGTCGGCGTCTCGAAAAAGATGAGCGAGCTGATGAATTTCGTGCGCAAGGTCGCCGCCAGCGAGGCCTCCACCATCCTCATTCAAGGAGAGAGCGGCACGGGCAAGGACCTGATCGCCAAGGCCATCCACTACCAGTCGTCGCGGGCCGACAAGCCCTTCGTCGCCATCAACGCCTCCGCCATCCCCGAGACCCTGATGGAAGCCGAGCTTTTCGGCCACGAGCGCGGCGCATTCACCGACGCCAAAGCGATGAAGAAGGGCCTGTTCGAGGTCGCCGACAAGGGCACGCTCTTCCTCGACGAGATCGGCGAGCTATCGCCGTTCCTGCAGGCCAAGCTGCTGCGCGTGCTCGAAGACCAGGGCTTCCGGCGCGTGGGCGGAGTCAAGGACCTGCAGGCGGACGTGCGCGTCATCGCCGCCTCCAACCGCGACCTGGAGAAGGCCGTGCAGGAGGGCCACTTCCGCCAGGACCTCTATTACCGCCTGGCCATCATCTCCATCTTCATCCCGCCGCTGCGCGAACACCGTGAAGACATCGTGCCCCTGGTGGAGTTCTTCATCGAGCACTACAACCGCAAGTTCCGCAAGGCGATCCGCGGGGTGAGCGACGACACCCGCCGCCTCATGCTCAATTACGACTGGCCGGGCAACGTGCGCGAGCTGAAGAATTCCATCGAGCGCGCCATGATCCTGGAGGACGAGGCGGTGCTTCGGCCCGCCTACCTGCCCTTCGCCGTGGCCCAGCAGCACGCGCGCCTGACCGCCTTCGAGCACAGCTCGTCGCCGCAAGGCGGCTCGCCGACGCTGGCGAACGGGCGCTCGCTGCCCCGGCTTTCCATCCCCGAGGGCGGCACGTCGCTGGACGAGATCGAGCGCGCCATGGTCGAGCTGGCGCTGCAGCAGGCCAACGGCAACCAGACCCACGCCGCCAAGCTGCTCGACATCAGCCGCGACGCCCTGCGCTACAAGATGAAGAAGTACGGCTTCGTCCACGCCGAAGAAGAGGAAGAGCCCAGCGCCCAGCCGGAGAGCTAG
- a CDS encoding 4Fe-4S binding protein, with protein sequence MPPASARLRSFRTLAPELPLLDAAKCVGCMECVNVCPDTAILGKVAEPKVLDAELAKVRGDVRESLRADFVKTTKYFDLPQKRGEEGGMFSIFVDPDKCKGCGECVVACGNHDALKMVPKNGMAKYDLAMDLYHHLPETPARFLNEKALGDMMLAHRSILFAGGAGSCMGCGEATALRLMLAATGFKYGADNIGIVAATGCNSVYGSTYPFNPFSVPWTNSLFENACADAMGIRLRWDQEGFTGRRIWCLGGDGAMYDIGFQSLSRMLASGMDIKVLVLDTQVYSNTGGQTSTSTFTGQDAKMAQFGSAQPGKREHRKELAQIGLMHGDVFVAQTTAAHLNHYYKAIMAANEFPGPALVVAYTTCQPEHGVPDDHSTIQSKLAVESRTFPLFVYDPRNGEKLSQRLSLAGNPAMKEDWYVDPRTNKPVDFTAFAKTEGRFARHFDKDGNPDEFLKYAQEDRLYNWHRLQELAGLR encoded by the coding sequence ATGCCGCCGGCCAGCGCGCGGCTGCGCAGCTTCCGCACCCTGGCGCCCGAGCTTCCATTGCTCGACGCGGCCAAGTGCGTGGGCTGCATGGAGTGCGTCAACGTCTGTCCCGACACCGCCATCCTGGGCAAGGTCGCCGAACCCAAGGTGCTCGACGCCGAGCTGGCCAAGGTCCGCGGAGACGTGCGCGAATCGCTGCGCGCCGACTTCGTCAAAACCACCAAGTACTTCGACTTGCCGCAGAAAAGAGGCGAAGAAGGCGGGATGTTCAGCATCTTCGTCGATCCCGACAAGTGCAAGGGCTGCGGCGAGTGCGTGGTGGCCTGCGGCAACCACGACGCCCTGAAGATGGTCCCCAAGAACGGCATGGCCAAGTACGACCTGGCCATGGACCTCTACCATCACCTGCCGGAGACGCCGGCGCGCTTCCTCAACGAGAAGGCGCTGGGCGACATGATGCTGGCCCACCGCTCCATCCTGTTCGCGGGCGGAGCGGGCTCCTGCATGGGCTGCGGCGAAGCCACCGCACTGCGCCTGATGCTGGCCGCCACCGGCTTCAAGTACGGCGCCGACAACATCGGCATCGTGGCCGCCACCGGCTGCAACTCGGTGTACGGCTCCACCTATCCGTTCAACCCCTTCTCGGTGCCGTGGACGAACTCGCTGTTCGAGAACGCGTGCGCCGACGCCATGGGCATCCGCCTGCGCTGGGACCAGGAAGGCTTCACCGGCCGGCGCATCTGGTGCCTGGGCGGCGACGGCGCCATGTACGACATCGGCTTCCAGTCGCTGTCGCGCATGCTGGCGTCCGGGATGGACATCAAGGTCCTGGTGCTGGACACGCAGGTGTACTCCAACACCGGCGGCCAGACTTCGACCTCGACCTTCACCGGCCAGGACGCGAAGATGGCGCAGTTCGGCTCGGCCCAGCCGGGCAAGCGCGAGCACCGCAAGGAGCTGGCGCAGATCGGCCTCATGCACGGGGACGTCTTCGTGGCCCAGACCACGGCGGCGCACCTGAACCACTACTACAAGGCGATCATGGCGGCGAACGAGTTCCCCGGACCCGCGCTGGTGGTGGCCTATACCACCTGCCAGCCGGAGCACGGCGTGCCCGACGATCATTCGACCATCCAGTCCAAGCTGGCGGTGGAGAGCCGCACCTTCCCGCTGTTCGTGTACGACCCGCGCAACGGCGAGAAGCTGTCGCAACGCCTCAGCCTGGCCGGCAATCCGGCGATGAAGGAAGACTGGTACGTGGATCCCCGGACCAACAAACCGGTGGACTTCACCGCCTTCGCCAAGACCGAGGGCCGCTTCGCGCGGCACTTCGACAAGGACGGCAATCCCGACGAGTTCCTCAAGTACGCGCAGGAAGACCGGTTGTACAACTGGCATCGCCTGCAGGAGCTGGCGGGGTTGCGGTAG
- a CDS encoding response regulator, protein MSARRVLIVEDNPLVAKFYRMALERGGGFTCVVTEDVDEILREVDSGKLDLAILDISLSASRFQGELIDGVRLTQMLKQRLPKLPILIATAHAMSGDRERLLQSSGADGYLEKPIYDAEALVGKVRELLK, encoded by the coding sequence ATGAGCGCGCGCCGCGTCCTCATCGTGGAGGACAACCCGCTGGTGGCCAAGTTCTACCGCATGGCGCTGGAGCGGGGCGGCGGATTCACCTGCGTGGTCACCGAAGACGTGGACGAGATCCTGCGCGAAGTGGATTCGGGCAAGCTCGATCTCGCCATCCTCGACATCTCGCTCAGCGCCAGCCGCTTCCAGGGGGAGTTGATCGACGGCGTGCGCCTGACGCAGATGCTCAAGCAGCGCCTGCCCAAGCTGCCCATCCTGATCGCCACCGCCCACGCCATGAGCGGCGACCGCGAGCGTCTGCTGCAGTCCTCAGGCGCCGACGGCTACCTGGAAAAGCCCATCTACGACGCGGAAGCGCTGGTCGGCAAGGTCAGAGAGCTGCTGAAGTAG
- a CDS encoding Crp/Fnr family transcriptional regulator, translating to MNTIPARVPTGGNHKPAAPYGLRVVDNCQTCANRQKNVFCKMPVDTLRELNMIRQTALYPPGALLFVEGEAPRGLFVLCSGEAKLTASSKQGESIILRLAEAGEVLGLSSVIAGTSYTSTAETLTPAQIAFVPARKFLRFLRTHHDVSLRVAEHLSMELHKSWEQARLLALAPSTRAKLAQLLLEWADEHGKQDPGGISVPFHMTHEEIGKIIGASRETVSRLLSDFRRRKLIRIKGSTAVLVPEELRAALN from the coding sequence ATGAACACGATCCCGGCCCGGGTCCCAACCGGCGGCAATCACAAGCCAGCGGCGCCCTACGGCCTGCGCGTGGTGGACAACTGCCAGACGTGCGCCAACCGGCAGAAGAACGTCTTTTGCAAGATGCCGGTGGACACGCTGCGCGAACTCAACATGATCCGCCAGACTGCGCTCTATCCCCCGGGAGCGTTGCTGTTCGTCGAAGGCGAGGCGCCGCGCGGCCTGTTCGTGCTGTGCAGCGGCGAAGCCAAGCTGACGGCCAGTTCCAAACAAGGAGAAAGCATCATCCTGCGGCTGGCGGAAGCGGGAGAAGTGCTGGGCCTGTCCAGCGTGATCGCGGGCACGTCCTACACCTCGACGGCGGAAACGCTGACTCCCGCCCAGATCGCGTTCGTTCCTGCGCGCAAGTTCCTGCGCTTCCTGCGCACGCACCATGACGTCTCGCTCCGCGTGGCGGAGCATTTGTCCATGGAGCTGCACAAGTCGTGGGAGCAGGCGCGATTGCTGGCGCTGGCGCCGAGCACGCGCGCCAAGCTGGCGCAACTCCTTCTGGAGTGGGCCGACGAACACGGCAAACAGGACCCCGGGGGCATCAGCGTCCCCTTCCACATGACGCACGAAGAGATCGGCAAGATCATCGGGGCGTCGCGGGAGACGGTGAGCCGGCTGCTGTCGGACTTCCGGCGGAGGAAACTCATCCGCATCAAAGGAAGTACGGCGGTGCTGGTCCCCGAAGAACTCAGGGCGGCATTGAACTAG
- a CDS encoding TonB-dependent receptor — protein sequence MRISLQSFILLLFLSPLALLSAGWAQSSNSGTITGVVKDPTGAVIPGAKVEISYPVSGFHRETTTGSLGEFRFANIPFNPYHLVVTASGFNAYTQDVDVRSPVPISVPISLNVGAASTSITVEATGADLIEVDPNFHTDVDRRLFDKLPLESQSSSVSSLVTLATPGVVADSNGLFHGMGDHAENSFSVDGQPISDQQSKVFSNQIPADSIQSLEVISGAPPAEYGDKTSLVIKVTTRSGLNQNKPTGSVTASYGSFGSASGGFDLAYGSQNWGNFVSLNGLNTGRFLDPPEFQVNHDKGNQQNVFDRVDFQANEKDSFHANLSYSRSWFQTPNSFDSAATSQDQRTQIQSYNIAPNWTHLFSPTTLLTVTTFVRHDGFNYHPSHHPLADLTETASQRRTLTNTGIRTDLSYVKGIHNVKAGITFQHTLLNESFSIGLTDPGVNSPCLTQNVAGDFVGVPDPTLLDPSQCAGAGFQQNIAANPNAVSPFVPSLGCFDLTRPIPSVIDGCVLAQSTLFGFNGHADIRELALYVQDTISKGNWSFNLGIRGDIYRGLARDAQPEPRLGVAYNIKRTNTVLRASYARIMETPFNENLILASTNNPVTDALFGAGTGVPVRSGQRNEFHAGFQQAFGKFLVVDADYLWKYTHNAYDFSDFLNTPIFFPIAWRNSKIDGPSVRVSLPNFHGLTAFVVMGHVNARFFGPQVGGLGTDLGAAGAPFRIDHDQKFQQTTHVHYQPWKRGPWFAFNWRYDSGLVAGAVPFAVDNVTPVDLTVLTADQQIQAGLFCGNVFPTLVVPLTTCAPAQYGSTRIQIPAPGTENDDSNPPRIAPRHLFDVSIGDDDLFHGERYKWSLRFTVINLTNKLALYNFLSTFSGTHFVTPRSETVELGFHF from the coding sequence ATGCGTATTTCATTGCAGTCGTTCATTCTGCTGCTGTTCTTGAGCCCGCTCGCGCTGCTGTCAGCCGGCTGGGCACAGTCATCCAACTCCGGGACCATCACAGGCGTAGTGAAGGACCCGACCGGAGCGGTGATTCCCGGCGCCAAGGTTGAGATTTCCTATCCAGTGAGCGGCTTCCACCGCGAGACGACCACGGGATCGTTAGGCGAATTCCGGTTCGCCAACATTCCCTTCAATCCGTATCACCTGGTAGTGACGGCGTCCGGCTTCAACGCGTACACGCAGGATGTGGATGTGCGGTCGCCGGTGCCGATCTCGGTACCCATCAGCCTCAACGTCGGTGCGGCAAGCACCAGCATCACGGTGGAGGCGACGGGCGCCGACCTGATTGAAGTCGATCCCAACTTCCATACCGACGTCGATCGCCGTCTGTTCGATAAGCTGCCGCTGGAGAGCCAGTCGTCGTCGGTCAGCTCGCTTGTGACCCTAGCTACCCCTGGCGTGGTGGCGGATTCAAACGGGTTATTCCACGGGATGGGCGACCACGCCGAGAATTCGTTCTCGGTGGACGGCCAACCGATCAGCGACCAACAGAGCAAAGTCTTCTCGAACCAGATCCCGGCTGATTCCATCCAGTCGCTGGAAGTGATCTCTGGAGCCCCACCGGCGGAATACGGGGATAAAACCAGCCTGGTGATCAAAGTGACCACACGGTCGGGCCTCAACCAAAACAAACCGACCGGCAGCGTGACGGCGTCGTACGGTTCCTTCGGCAGCGCAAGTGGAGGGTTCGACCTGGCTTATGGGAGCCAGAATTGGGGCAACTTCGTCTCCCTGAATGGGCTCAACACCGGACGTTTCCTCGACCCGCCTGAGTTCCAAGTGAACCATGACAAGGGCAACCAGCAGAACGTCTTCGACCGCGTGGATTTTCAAGCGAACGAGAAAGATTCGTTCCACGCGAATCTTAGTTACAGCCGGTCATGGTTCCAAACACCGAACTCTTTCGACTCTGCGGCCACCAGTCAAGACCAGCGCACGCAGATCCAGAGCTACAACATCGCCCCGAATTGGACGCACCTCTTCAGTCCAACCACGCTTCTGACCGTTACCACGTTCGTCCGGCACGACGGTTTCAATTACCACCCCAGCCACCATCCCCTGGCCGATCTGACCGAAACCGCCTCCCAGCGCCGGACGCTCACCAACACGGGCATCCGAACCGACCTTTCCTACGTGAAGGGCATTCACAACGTGAAGGCCGGCATCACCTTCCAGCACACGCTGCTGAATGAGAGCTTCAGCATTGGACTGACGGACCCTGGGGTGAACTCGCCGTGCCTCACCCAGAATGTGGCCGGTGACTTCGTGGGCGTGCCGGACCCGACCCTCCTCGATCCCTCGCAGTGCGCGGGCGCCGGATTTCAACAGAACATCGCGGCCAATCCCAATGCCGTTTCGCCTTTCGTGCCGTCGCTTGGCTGTTTCGACCTCACCAGGCCAATCCCATCGGTGATTGACGGTTGCGTCCTGGCCCAGAGCACATTGTTCGGCTTCAACGGCCACGCCGATATCCGAGAGCTGGCGCTGTATGTTCAAGACACGATCTCGAAAGGGAACTGGTCGTTCAACCTGGGGATTCGCGGCGACATCTATCGCGGTCTGGCTCGGGATGCGCAGCCGGAGCCCCGCCTGGGTGTTGCGTATAACATCAAGCGGACCAATACGGTCCTCCGCGCTTCGTACGCACGGATCATGGAAACGCCCTTCAACGAGAATCTGATCCTCGCCAGCACCAACAATCCAGTGACCGACGCGCTGTTTGGGGCGGGCACCGGTGTACCCGTCCGTTCGGGACAACGCAATGAGTTCCATGCCGGTTTTCAGCAGGCTTTCGGGAAATTTCTGGTGGTCGATGCCGATTATCTATGGAAGTACACGCACAACGCTTACGACTTCAGCGACTTCCTGAACACGCCCATCTTCTTCCCCATCGCCTGGCGCAATTCAAAGATCGATGGTCCATCCGTTCGCGTGAGCCTGCCGAATTTCCATGGCTTGACCGCTTTCGTGGTTATGGGGCATGTGAATGCGCGCTTCTTCGGGCCGCAGGTGGGAGGTCTGGGCACAGATCTGGGTGCTGCCGGCGCGCCGTTCCGCATCGATCACGACCAGAAATTCCAGCAAACGACCCACGTCCATTACCAACCCTGGAAACGCGGTCCCTGGTTTGCTTTTAATTGGAGATACGATAGTGGCCTGGTTGCCGGCGCGGTGCCCTTCGCGGTGGACAACGTCACTCCCGTGGACCTGACCGTGCTCACCGCCGATCAGCAGATACAGGCAGGCCTGTTCTGCGGGAACGTCTTTCCCACCTTGGTGGTCCCACTGACCACCTGCGCGCCTGCGCAGTATGGTTCAACGCGCATCCAGATACCTGCACCCGGTACTGAGAACGACGACAGCAATCCGCCGCGAATCGCTCCACGTCACCTCTTCGACGTCAGCATCGGCGACGACGACCTGTTCCACGGCGAGCGATACAAGTGGAGCCTACGCTTTACCGTCATTAACCTGACTAACAAGCTGGCCCTCTACAACTTTCTTTCCACTTTCAGCGGAACCCATTTCGTGACGCCGCGCTCAGAAACGGTGGAGCTCGGCTTTCATTTCTAG
- a CDS encoding hemerythrin domain-containing protein, whose amino-acid sequence MATFPITFRSDSNRIHCDHRVLINELIELDGALDALGGDSGVLADRAPAAKVRRCSRHLAEALPDHFRHEEATVLDTVARVSPELAEFARQMRHEHDQLRRRLLEFCHAAQELEAGHDIAGSVEAVKESGKQLARDMTSHIALEEQQLDGFL is encoded by the coding sequence ATGGCGACATTCCCGATCACCTTCCGCTCGGATTCCAACCGGATCCATTGTGACCACCGGGTCCTGATCAATGAACTCATCGAACTCGACGGGGCACTCGACGCACTCGGCGGAGATTCCGGGGTCCTCGCCGACCGGGCGCCGGCGGCCAAGGTTCGTCGCTGCAGCCGCCACCTGGCCGAGGCCCTCCCCGACCACTTCCGCCACGAGGAAGCCACGGTGCTGGATACGGTCGCCAGGGTCAGCCCCGAGCTGGCTGAGTTCGCGCGCCAGATGCGCCACGAGCACGACCAGTTGCGCCGCCGCCTGCTCGAGTTCTGCCATGCGGCCCAGGAGCTGGAAGCCGGCCACGACATCGCCGGCTCGGTCGAGGCGGTCAAGGAATCGGGCAAGCAGCTCGCTCGCGACATGACCAGCCATATCGCCCTCGAGGAGCAGCAGTTGGACGGATTTTTATGA
- the tnpA gene encoding IS200/IS605 family transposase — protein MGHSFAVNRVHIVFSTKERRKQIPEGVQPKLWAFIASIAHSRQIEVKAVGGTDDHVHLLVAVPAAVSLAKCIQELKAISSKWMRDEGHDFTWQEGYAAFSVGGSQVDTIVQYIDHQREHHAKHTFESELLTLLEKHGVTYDPKYVLG, from the coding sequence ATGGGACATTCCTTCGCCGTGAACCGCGTCCATATCGTCTTCAGCACCAAAGAGCGGCGCAAGCAGATCCCGGAAGGCGTCCAACCCAAACTCTGGGCGTTCATTGCATCGATCGCGCACAGCCGCCAGATCGAAGTGAAGGCCGTCGGCGGGACCGACGACCACGTTCATCTGCTGGTTGCGGTTCCCGCGGCGGTGAGTCTCGCGAAATGTATCCAGGAGCTGAAGGCAATCTCCTCAAAATGGATGCGTGATGAAGGTCATGATTTCACGTGGCAGGAAGGCTACGCGGCCTTCAGTGTCGGCGGGTCGCAAGTGGACACGATTGTGCAGTACATCGATCATCAGCGCGAGCACCACGCCAAGCACACGTTCGAATCGGAGTTATTGACGCTGTTAGAGAAACACGGCGTCACCTACGATCCGAAGTACGTCTTGGGATGA